In Carassius gibelio isolate Cgi1373 ecotype wild population from Czech Republic chromosome B20, carGib1.2-hapl.c, whole genome shotgun sequence, the following are encoded in one genomic region:
- the LOC127984353 gene encoding protein 4.1 isoform X6 — protein MTTEVGSETDVKKEPEKDPEVQQQTEQPEEPADHTASTSADQPQEQIQSGQAESDQDEAVSPEPSSPPAAGTQKKEKGISRFLPPWLKRQKSQSQDKPSESSAPPKQESVELKEEQEETSQPKEEVDAGGAAAASTEQTEEVKEVREEVQTEEEESIGSADTQPVREEKEGELKVEEKEEERKEEEKKEEGKKEEEKKEEGKKEEKQLIQQEASVLSTHKVNKKMKMVVCHVTLLDGSQFSCEVEKRAKGQYLFFQVCEHLNLLEKDYFGLSFKDHAEQRCWLDITKEIKRQIRNSQWQFTFSVKFYPPDPSQLTEDITRYLLCLQLRQDISSGRLPCSFVTHALLGSYTLQAELGDHDPDEHRLDYISDFQFAPNQTKELEEKVVELHKSHRGMTPAQADTQFLENAKKLSMYGVDLHHAKDSEGVDIMLGVCANGLLIYKDRLRINRFAWPKILKISYKRSNFYIKIRPGEAEQFESTVGFKLPNHRAAKRVWKVCVEHHTFFRLVSPEHPTKTKFLTLGSKFRYSGRTQAQTRQASSLIDRPAPNFQRSSSKRLSRSLDGAPVVSVSDYSQAAGAGENGPALELNSDSKSPQVEVMEEPNVDAATSITSEMAFEQTDGTGAPERKSKLRVQGENIYVRHSNLMLEDLDKTQEDVLKHQASISELKRSFMEARPEPRPSQWDKHLSGSPVTSLRLQAHGVPQETPPRPGTDSRDTSKSAEVKPEVDDQPEVIEVVEETVVIEEVVKAKPKSPAPEASIPVETEVKEERSLSSDSESEEEAEYHAQPPSTSISIQQIKEEPEEEQEAELTQQAPPSVIESQPSAEAAEPGPAAKEEKAAERTHEPLLTTDEAPNGHALQAEAPPTAEEEEPHIVNGSASRVEAEHLPQVICCSEPPVVKTEMVTISDTFAAQKTEISTKEVPIVHTETKTITYEAAQLDGNGDGEPGVLMTAQTITSESLCTTTTTHITKTLKGGQSETRIEKRIVITGDSDIDHDQALAQAIKEAKEQHPDMSVTRVVVHKETELAEDED, from the exons ATGACGACAGAGGTGGGATCAGAGACAGACGTGAAGAAGGAACCGGAGAAGGATCCTGAAGTCCAGCAGCAGACCGAGCAGCCTGAAGAACCTGCTGACCACACCGCCTCGACCAGCGCTGACCAGCCACAG GAGCAGATCCAGAGCGGCCAGGCCGAGAGCGATCAGGACGAGGCTGTGTCTCCGGAGCCCAGCAGTCCTCCAGCTGCCGGCACACAGAAGAAAGAGAAGGGCATCTCACGCTTCCTGCCTCCATGGCTTAAACGACAGAAGTCACAGAGCCAGGACAAGCCCAGCGAGAGCTCAGCGCCGCCCAAGCAGGAGAGCGTGGAGCTgaaggaggagcaggaggagacGAGCCAGCCGAAAGAGGAGGTGGACGCAGGAGGAGCAGCGGCTGCCAGCACAGAACAGACAGAGGAGGTGAAGGAGGTGAGAGAGGAGGTGCAGACGGAGGAGGAGGAGTCTATCGGCAGTGCTGACACACAG ccTGTGAGAGAGGAGAAAGAGGGAGAATTGAAGGtggaggagaaagaggaggagaggaaagaggaagagaaaaaagaggaggggaagaaagaggaagagaagaaagaggaggggaagaaagaagaaaagcaaCTGATCCAGCAGGAGGCAAGTGTGCTGTCAACTCACAAAGTCAACAAGAAGATGAAGATGGTGGTGTGTCACGTGACCCTGCTGGACGGCAGCCAGTTCTCCTGTGAGGTGGAG AAACGGGCGAAGGGCCAGTACCTGTTTTTTCAAGTCTGCGAGCACCTGAATCTGCTGGAGAAGGACTACTTCGGCCTGAGCTTTAAAGACCACGCTGAGCAGCGG tGCTGGCTGGACATCACCAAGGAAATCAAGCGTCAGATCCGCA ACTCTCAGTGGCAGTTCACCTTCAGTGTGAAGTTTTACCCTCCGGACCCGTCTCAGCTGACGGAGGACATCACCAG GTATCTGCTGTGTCTCCAGCTGAGGCAGGACATCTCCTCGGGCCGGCTGCCCTGCTCCTTCGTCACACACGCTCTGCTGGGCTCCTACACcctgcaggcggagctgggggaCCACGACCCCGACGAGCATCGGCTGGACTACATCTCAGACTTCCAGTTCGCCCCCAACCAGACCAAGGAGCTGGAGGAGAAGGTGGTGGAGCTGCACAAGTCCCACAG GGGAATGACTCCAGCCCAGGCAGACACACAGTTTCTGGAAAACGCCAAGAAGCTCTCCATGTACGGTGTCGACCTGCATCACGCCAAG GACTCGGAGGGAGTGGATATCATGCTGGGAGTGTGTGCAAACGGTTTGCTGATCTATAAGGATCGTCTGCGGATAAACCGCTTTGCTTGGCCCAAAATCCTCAAGATCTCTTACAAACGCAGTAACTTCTACATCAAGATCCGGCCGGGAGAG gccgAGCAGTTCGAGAGCACCGTCGGCTTCAAGCTGCCCAACCACCGGGCTGCCAAAAGAGTTTGGAAAGTGTGTGTCGAGCACCACACCTTCTTCAG GCTGGTTTCTCCTGAGCACCCCACCAAGACCAAGTTCCTGACCCTGGGCTCTAAGTTCCGCTACAGCGGGAGAACACAGGCGCAGACGCGACAGGCCAGCTCCCTCATCGACCGGCCCGCACCCAACTTCCAGCGCTCCTCCAGCAAACGCCTCTCTCGCAGTCTTGATGGAG ctccTGTGGTGAGTGTGAGTGATTACAGTCAGGCTGCAGGTGCTGGAGAGAACGGTCCGGCTCTGGAACTCAACTCTGACTCTAAG AGTCCACAGGTGGAGGTCATGGAGGAGCCAAACGTGGATGCAGCCACATCCATCACCTCTGAAATGGCCTTTGAG CAGACGGATGGCACTGGCGCTCCTGAGAGAAAG AGCAAGTTGAGAGTGCAGGGGGAAAATATATATGTCAGACATAGCAATTTAATGTTGGAG GACTTGGATAAGACCCAGGAGGATGTGTTGAAACATCAGGCTAGCATTAGCGAGCTCAAGCGCAGTTTTATGGAGGCTAGGCCCGAGCCCAGGCCCAGTCAGTGGGACAAGCACCTGTCGGGCAGTCCTGTCACCTCTCTGCGTCTGCAGGCTCATGGG GTTCCACAGGAAACCCCTCCCCGTCCCGGGACGGACAGCAGAGACACCAGCAAG AGTGCAGAGGTCAAACCTGAAGTGGACGACCAGCCAGAGGTCATAGAGGTTGTGGAAGAGACCGTTGTCATCGAGGAAGTCGTTAAAGCCAAACCCAAGAGCCCCGCCCCTGAGGCGTCGATTCCCGTGGAGACGGAGGTCAAGGAGGAGAGGAGTTTATCATCAGACAGCGAGAGTGAAGAGGAGGCAGAGTACCACGCTCAGCCGCCCAGCACAAGCATCTCCATCCAACAGATCAAAGAAGAGCCTGAGGAGGAACAGGAGGCGGAGCTTACTCAACAAGCCCCGCCCTCTGTGATAGAGTCACAGCCATCTGCAGAAGCAGCTGAGCCCGGCCCTGCGGCGAAGGAAGAGAAAGCAGCAGAGCGTACACACGAGCCACTGCTGACGACGGACGAAGCTCCCAATGGACACGCCCTCCAAGCTGAAGCCCCGCCCACTGCCGAGGAGGAGGAGCCTCACATCGTGAATGGCAGCGCCTCTCGTGTGGAAGCAGAGCACCTGCCGCAGGTTATTTGTTGTTCGGAG cCTCCTGTTGTGAAGACTGAGATGGTTACCATCTCAGACACGTTTGCTGCTCAGAAGACGGAGATATCCACTAAGGAGGTCCCCATCGTGCACACGGAAACCAAGACCATCACGTACGAGGCCGCGCAG CTGGATGGTAATGGAGACGGGGAGCCAGGCGTGCTCATGACTGCTCAAACCATCACCTCTGAATCACTctgcaccaccaccaccacacacaTCACCAag
- the LOC127984353 gene encoding protein 4.1 isoform X19 gives MTTEVGSETDVKKEPEKDPEVQQQTEQPEEPADHTASTSADQPQEQIQSGQAESDQDEAVSPEPSSPPAAGTQKKEKGISRFLPPWLKRQKSQSQDKPSESSAPPKQESVELKEEQEETSQPKEEVDAGGAAAASTEQTEEVKEVREEVQTEEEESIGSADTQPVREEKEGELKVEEKEEERKEEEKKEEGKKEEEKKEEGKKEEKQLIQQEASVLSTHKVNKKMKMVVCHVTLLDGSQFSCEVEKRAKGQYLFFQVCEHLNLLEKDYFGLSFKDHAEQRCWLDITKEIKRQIRNSQWQFTFSVKFYPPDPSQLTEDITRYLLCLQLRQDISSGRLPCSFVTHALLGSYTLQAELGDHDPDEHRLDYISDFQFAPNQTKELEEKVVELHKSHRGMTPAQADTQFLENAKKLSMYGVDLHHAKDSEGVDIMLGVCANGLLIYKDRLRINRFAWPKILKISYKRSNFYIKIRPGEAEQFESTVGFKLPNHRAAKRVWKVCVEHHTFFRLVSPEHPTKTKFLTLGSKFRYSGRTQAQTRQASSLIDRPAPNFQRSSSKRLSRSLDGAPVVSVSDYSQAAGAGENGPALELNSDSKSPQVEVMEEPNVDAATSITSEMAFEQTDGTGAPERKSKLRVQGENIYVRHSNLMLEDLDKTQEDVLKHQASISELKRSFMEARPEPRPSQWDKHLSGSPVTSLRLQAHGSLEEELTSLFLSKACFSGLSGSCSTTAAPAEVPQETPPRPGTDSRDTSKPPVVKTEMVTISDTFAAQKTEISTKEVPIVHTETKTITYEAAQLDGNGDGEPGVLMTAQTITSESLCTTTTTHITKTLKGGQSETRIEKRIVITGDSDIDHDQALAQAIKEAKEQHPDMSVTRVVVHKETELAEDED, from the exons ATGACGACAGAGGTGGGATCAGAGACAGACGTGAAGAAGGAACCGGAGAAGGATCCTGAAGTCCAGCAGCAGACCGAGCAGCCTGAAGAACCTGCTGACCACACCGCCTCGACCAGCGCTGACCAGCCACAG GAGCAGATCCAGAGCGGCCAGGCCGAGAGCGATCAGGACGAGGCTGTGTCTCCGGAGCCCAGCAGTCCTCCAGCTGCCGGCACACAGAAGAAAGAGAAGGGCATCTCACGCTTCCTGCCTCCATGGCTTAAACGACAGAAGTCACAGAGCCAGGACAAGCCCAGCGAGAGCTCAGCGCCGCCCAAGCAGGAGAGCGTGGAGCTgaaggaggagcaggaggagacGAGCCAGCCGAAAGAGGAGGTGGACGCAGGAGGAGCAGCGGCTGCCAGCACAGAACAGACAGAGGAGGTGAAGGAGGTGAGAGAGGAGGTGCAGACGGAGGAGGAGGAGTCTATCGGCAGTGCTGACACACAG ccTGTGAGAGAGGAGAAAGAGGGAGAATTGAAGGtggaggagaaagaggaggagaggaaagaggaagagaaaaaagaggaggggaagaaagaggaagagaagaaagaggaggggaagaaagaagaaaagcaaCTGATCCAGCAGGAGGCAAGTGTGCTGTCAACTCACAAAGTCAACAAGAAGATGAAGATGGTGGTGTGTCACGTGACCCTGCTGGACGGCAGCCAGTTCTCCTGTGAGGTGGAG AAACGGGCGAAGGGCCAGTACCTGTTTTTTCAAGTCTGCGAGCACCTGAATCTGCTGGAGAAGGACTACTTCGGCCTGAGCTTTAAAGACCACGCTGAGCAGCGG tGCTGGCTGGACATCACCAAGGAAATCAAGCGTCAGATCCGCA ACTCTCAGTGGCAGTTCACCTTCAGTGTGAAGTTTTACCCTCCGGACCCGTCTCAGCTGACGGAGGACATCACCAG GTATCTGCTGTGTCTCCAGCTGAGGCAGGACATCTCCTCGGGCCGGCTGCCCTGCTCCTTCGTCACACACGCTCTGCTGGGCTCCTACACcctgcaggcggagctgggggaCCACGACCCCGACGAGCATCGGCTGGACTACATCTCAGACTTCCAGTTCGCCCCCAACCAGACCAAGGAGCTGGAGGAGAAGGTGGTGGAGCTGCACAAGTCCCACAG GGGAATGACTCCAGCCCAGGCAGACACACAGTTTCTGGAAAACGCCAAGAAGCTCTCCATGTACGGTGTCGACCTGCATCACGCCAAG GACTCGGAGGGAGTGGATATCATGCTGGGAGTGTGTGCAAACGGTTTGCTGATCTATAAGGATCGTCTGCGGATAAACCGCTTTGCTTGGCCCAAAATCCTCAAGATCTCTTACAAACGCAGTAACTTCTACATCAAGATCCGGCCGGGAGAG gccgAGCAGTTCGAGAGCACCGTCGGCTTCAAGCTGCCCAACCACCGGGCTGCCAAAAGAGTTTGGAAAGTGTGTGTCGAGCACCACACCTTCTTCAG GCTGGTTTCTCCTGAGCACCCCACCAAGACCAAGTTCCTGACCCTGGGCTCTAAGTTCCGCTACAGCGGGAGAACACAGGCGCAGACGCGACAGGCCAGCTCCCTCATCGACCGGCCCGCACCCAACTTCCAGCGCTCCTCCAGCAAACGCCTCTCTCGCAGTCTTGATGGAG ctccTGTGGTGAGTGTGAGTGATTACAGTCAGGCTGCAGGTGCTGGAGAGAACGGTCCGGCTCTGGAACTCAACTCTGACTCTAAG AGTCCACAGGTGGAGGTCATGGAGGAGCCAAACGTGGATGCAGCCACATCCATCACCTCTGAAATGGCCTTTGAG CAGACGGATGGCACTGGCGCTCCTGAGAGAAAG AGCAAGTTGAGAGTGCAGGGGGAAAATATATATGTCAGACATAGCAATTTAATGTTGGAG GACTTGGATAAGACCCAGGAGGATGTGTTGAAACATCAGGCTAGCATTAGCGAGCTCAAGCGCAGTTTTATGGAGGCTAGGCCCGAGCCCAGGCCCAGTCAGTGGGACAAGCACCTGTCGGGCAGTCCTGTCACCTCTCTGCGTCTGCAGGCTCATGGG AGTCTGGAAGAGGAGCTCACCTCTCTCTTTCTGAGTAAGGCATGCTTCTCTGGGCTGTCTGGCTCCTGCAGTACCACAGCCGCTCCAGCAGAG GTTCCACAGGAAACCCCTCCCCGTCCCGGGACGGACAGCAGAGACACCAGCAAG cCTCCTGTTGTGAAGACTGAGATGGTTACCATCTCAGACACGTTTGCTGCTCAGAAGACGGAGATATCCACTAAGGAGGTCCCCATCGTGCACACGGAAACCAAGACCATCACGTACGAGGCCGCGCAG CTGGATGGTAATGGAGACGGGGAGCCAGGCGTGCTCATGACTGCTCAAACCATCACCTCTGAATCACTctgcaccaccaccaccacacacaTCACCAag
- the LOC127984353 gene encoding band 4.1-like protein 2 isoform X2, translating into MTTEVGSETDVKKEPEKDPEVQQQTEQPEEPADHTASTSADQPQEQIQSGQAESDQDEAVSPEPSSPPAAGTQKKEKGISRFLPPWLKRQKSQSQDKPSESSAPPKQESVELKEEQEETSQPKEEVDAGGAAAASTEQTEEVKEVREEVQTEEEESIGSADTQPVREEKEGELKVEEKEEERKEEEKKEEGKKEEEKKEEGKKEEKQLIQQEASVLSTHKVNKKMKMVVCHVTLLDGSQFSCEVEKRAKGQYLFFQVCEHLNLLEKDYFGLSFKDHAEQRCWLDITKEIKRQIRNSQWQFTFSVKFYPPDPSQLTEDITRYLLCLQLRQDISSGRLPCSFVTHALLGSYTLQAELGDHDPDEHRLDYISDFQFAPNQTKELEEKVVELHKSHRGMTPAQADTQFLENAKKLSMYGVDLHHAKDSEGVDIMLGVCANGLLIYKDRLRINRFAWPKILKISYKRSNFYIKIRPGEAEQFESTVGFKLPNHRAAKRVWKVCVEHHTFFRLVSPEHPTKTKFLTLGSKFRYSGRTQAQTRQASSLIDRPAPNFQRSSSKRLSRSLDGAPVVSVSDYSQAAGAGENGPALELNSDSKSPQVEVMEEPNVDAATSITSEMAFETDGTGAPERKSKLRVQGENIYVRHSNLMLEDLDKTQEDVLKHQASISELKRSFMEARPEPRPSQWDKHLSGSPVTSLRLQAHGSLEEELTSLFLSKACFSGLSGSCSTTAAPAEVPQETPPRPGTDSRDTSKSAEVKPEVDDQPEVIEVVEETVVIEEVVKAKPKSPAPEASIPVETEVKEERSLSSDSESEEEAEYHAQPPSTSISIQQIKEEPEEEQEAELTQQAPPSVIESQPSAEAAEPGPAAKEEKAAERTHEPLLTTDEAPNGHALQAEAPPTAEEEEPHIVNGSASRVEAEHLPQVICCSEPPVVKTEMVTISDTFAAQKTEISTKEVPIVHTETKTITYEAAQLDGNGDGEPGVLMTAQTITSESLCTTTTTHITKTLKGGQSETRIEKRIVITGDSDIDHDQALAQAIKEAKEQHPDMSVTRVVVHKETELAEDED; encoded by the exons ATGACGACAGAGGTGGGATCAGAGACAGACGTGAAGAAGGAACCGGAGAAGGATCCTGAAGTCCAGCAGCAGACCGAGCAGCCTGAAGAACCTGCTGACCACACCGCCTCGACCAGCGCTGACCAGCCACAG GAGCAGATCCAGAGCGGCCAGGCCGAGAGCGATCAGGACGAGGCTGTGTCTCCGGAGCCCAGCAGTCCTCCAGCTGCCGGCACACAGAAGAAAGAGAAGGGCATCTCACGCTTCCTGCCTCCATGGCTTAAACGACAGAAGTCACAGAGCCAGGACAAGCCCAGCGAGAGCTCAGCGCCGCCCAAGCAGGAGAGCGTGGAGCTgaaggaggagcaggaggagacGAGCCAGCCGAAAGAGGAGGTGGACGCAGGAGGAGCAGCGGCTGCCAGCACAGAACAGACAGAGGAGGTGAAGGAGGTGAGAGAGGAGGTGCAGACGGAGGAGGAGGAGTCTATCGGCAGTGCTGACACACAG ccTGTGAGAGAGGAGAAAGAGGGAGAATTGAAGGtggaggagaaagaggaggagaggaaagaggaagagaaaaaagaggaggggaagaaagaggaagagaagaaagaggaggggaagaaagaagaaaagcaaCTGATCCAGCAGGAGGCAAGTGTGCTGTCAACTCACAAAGTCAACAAGAAGATGAAGATGGTGGTGTGTCACGTGACCCTGCTGGACGGCAGCCAGTTCTCCTGTGAGGTGGAG AAACGGGCGAAGGGCCAGTACCTGTTTTTTCAAGTCTGCGAGCACCTGAATCTGCTGGAGAAGGACTACTTCGGCCTGAGCTTTAAAGACCACGCTGAGCAGCGG tGCTGGCTGGACATCACCAAGGAAATCAAGCGTCAGATCCGCA ACTCTCAGTGGCAGTTCACCTTCAGTGTGAAGTTTTACCCTCCGGACCCGTCTCAGCTGACGGAGGACATCACCAG GTATCTGCTGTGTCTCCAGCTGAGGCAGGACATCTCCTCGGGCCGGCTGCCCTGCTCCTTCGTCACACACGCTCTGCTGGGCTCCTACACcctgcaggcggagctgggggaCCACGACCCCGACGAGCATCGGCTGGACTACATCTCAGACTTCCAGTTCGCCCCCAACCAGACCAAGGAGCTGGAGGAGAAGGTGGTGGAGCTGCACAAGTCCCACAG GGGAATGACTCCAGCCCAGGCAGACACACAGTTTCTGGAAAACGCCAAGAAGCTCTCCATGTACGGTGTCGACCTGCATCACGCCAAG GACTCGGAGGGAGTGGATATCATGCTGGGAGTGTGTGCAAACGGTTTGCTGATCTATAAGGATCGTCTGCGGATAAACCGCTTTGCTTGGCCCAAAATCCTCAAGATCTCTTACAAACGCAGTAACTTCTACATCAAGATCCGGCCGGGAGAG gccgAGCAGTTCGAGAGCACCGTCGGCTTCAAGCTGCCCAACCACCGGGCTGCCAAAAGAGTTTGGAAAGTGTGTGTCGAGCACCACACCTTCTTCAG GCTGGTTTCTCCTGAGCACCCCACCAAGACCAAGTTCCTGACCCTGGGCTCTAAGTTCCGCTACAGCGGGAGAACACAGGCGCAGACGCGACAGGCCAGCTCCCTCATCGACCGGCCCGCACCCAACTTCCAGCGCTCCTCCAGCAAACGCCTCTCTCGCAGTCTTGATGGAG ctccTGTGGTGAGTGTGAGTGATTACAGTCAGGCTGCAGGTGCTGGAGAGAACGGTCCGGCTCTGGAACTCAACTCTGACTCTAAG AGTCCACAGGTGGAGGTCATGGAGGAGCCAAACGTGGATGCAGCCACATCCATCACCTCTGAAATGGCCTTTGAG ACGGATGGCACTGGCGCTCCTGAGAGAAAG AGCAAGTTGAGAGTGCAGGGGGAAAATATATATGTCAGACATAGCAATTTAATGTTGGAG GACTTGGATAAGACCCAGGAGGATGTGTTGAAACATCAGGCTAGCATTAGCGAGCTCAAGCGCAGTTTTATGGAGGCTAGGCCCGAGCCCAGGCCCAGTCAGTGGGACAAGCACCTGTCGGGCAGTCCTGTCACCTCTCTGCGTCTGCAGGCTCATGGG AGTCTGGAAGAGGAGCTCACCTCTCTCTTTCTGAGTAAGGCATGCTTCTCTGGGCTGTCTGGCTCCTGCAGTACCACAGCCGCTCCAGCAGAG GTTCCACAGGAAACCCCTCCCCGTCCCGGGACGGACAGCAGAGACACCAGCAAG AGTGCAGAGGTCAAACCTGAAGTGGACGACCAGCCAGAGGTCATAGAGGTTGTGGAAGAGACCGTTGTCATCGAGGAAGTCGTTAAAGCCAAACCCAAGAGCCCCGCCCCTGAGGCGTCGATTCCCGTGGAGACGGAGGTCAAGGAGGAGAGGAGTTTATCATCAGACAGCGAGAGTGAAGAGGAGGCAGAGTACCACGCTCAGCCGCCCAGCACAAGCATCTCCATCCAACAGATCAAAGAAGAGCCTGAGGAGGAACAGGAGGCGGAGCTTACTCAACAAGCCCCGCCCTCTGTGATAGAGTCACAGCCATCTGCAGAAGCAGCTGAGCCCGGCCCTGCGGCGAAGGAAGAGAAAGCAGCAGAGCGTACACACGAGCCACTGCTGACGACGGACGAAGCTCCCAATGGACACGCCCTCCAAGCTGAAGCCCCGCCCACTGCCGAGGAGGAGGAGCCTCACATCGTGAATGGCAGCGCCTCTCGTGTGGAAGCAGAGCACCTGCCGCAGGTTATTTGTTGTTCGGAG cCTCCTGTTGTGAAGACTGAGATGGTTACCATCTCAGACACGTTTGCTGCTCAGAAGACGGAGATATCCACTAAGGAGGTCCCCATCGTGCACACGGAAACCAAGACCATCACGTACGAGGCCGCGCAG CTGGATGGTAATGGAGACGGGGAGCCAGGCGTGCTCATGACTGCTCAAACCATCACCTCTGAATCACTctgcaccaccaccaccacacacaTCACCAag